Part of the Odontesthes bonariensis isolate fOdoBon6 chromosome 15, fOdoBon6.hap1, whole genome shotgun sequence genome, TGGAGCTTGTGGTCTCTGGTGACCCCTGACCTTTCACGCATTGTGGATTTAGTCTGACATATTCAAGGTGTAACCATCTGTGTCCTCGCCCCAAACCCCTGGTTTCTCTTTGGAAAAGTTGTCTGTGTCCAGGCCCGCTGGGCTGGAAAACTTGCTTACAGTGGATTGTTTGTTTGGCTTTGTGTGTGTCTTAGCCCAAGAGAAAGGTTAGATGCGTAGCAAGACTCCTGAAGGACActtgtgttttctctctcttttgtcttttctttttgtttaacatTGCTCCAGAGATCTGTGGATGTCTGCAACTACAACTTAACTGTTAACACAATGACCTCTTTCactttgtgtgcatgtttgtgttttccacTTTGTGTACATTTAAATGGTAATGGTGGATAAATGTCAAGTGCATGCCCACATGGCACAGGGCATAAATGATTTCAGTTCTTTATTTCAATTTTTGCCTGCTAAAAGATTGAAACTACTTTTCAATTCAGATAAATGGTTTTCAAAATGTCCTTCATTAAGGGATTTCATCACAGAATCTAGTTTGTGCCGTCTGACAGGTCATAATATTATAActaaaaatatttgtttttggcCTTGTTGATTAACCGAGATGGTTTGGAGATACTTCACCTGTggtttagtttgtttgttttttcaatcaTTCACACTGTTTCAGTCCTTTGTTTTCACTGCtctagtgtttgtgtgtgtgtgtgtgtgtgtgtgtgtgtgtgcgtgtgtgtgtgtgtgcgtgtgtgtgtgtgtgtgtgtgtgtgtgtgtgtgtgtgtgtgtgtgtgcgtgtgtgcatgcgcgcgtgcgtgcatgtgtgtgtgtgtgtgtgtatgcacacTTCCTTAGGTCACTCATCCCCTTAGTTAGGGTACTTCTGAAGTTACTGGCACTTTCAAGAGGCCCAGGTAACGTACATGCAAGTGCACTTGACATATGTAACCCCACCATAGAATTTGGAGCAGCCTCACTGCCAACAACCATTTGCATACCTGAAGATCCTCAAAAGAGCCACAGCATTCACTGCGTCAGCCTGCAGACATGTCACTGACACACAAGGTAGACCATTAAATTGAGGAGCATCTTTTGAGGGGGAATCAGTGACGTCTGTGTGGCTTGAATCCTGTCTGACGATCAGTGTACAAATCAACAGTTTAACCAACTAAAGCATGTCCCAAAGCGTTAACAGATGGTGCTGTCCTCACACCCACCCAGGATGTTCCCTTAGAGTTATGTGTCACACTGTAGTAATGACACCACAAATAAGATGAGTTGGCCCAGACTCTGAGTCCATTTTACTCATATTCATTATTCCTTCCAGAAAAGGaaccaatcttttttttaatatgttgtGTGTCAATATTTGTGCCCCACTCTGTCATTCATTGAAgagagtttactgtgtgtttatatacgtgtacataaataaatatgtagacATATGGGGTGGttggtggtgtagtgggttgtgCAGGGGCCCCATGTACGAAGTCCTTGTTAGAGCTGGCccgttcgagtcccacatcggacaaccctttgctgcatgtcattcctcCTTtatctgccccctgcttcctgtctatcttcaactgtcctgtccattaaaggcataaaaagccccccccccccccccccccccaaaaaaaaaaaaaaatatatatatatatatatatatatatatataaagatgtTGTATTCAGTAAGATTTGGTGTTTCTTTACTGCCAATAATTTGGTTTACTCTACTTTAAATAGAGAAACACTACCATCTAGTGGGTAAAGTCTGCTAGAACCTTAACAAGCTGAAAAATTATTAACTTTATTCACTATTTAGTCCTgtcatctgaaaatgtttctGTAACTGCTCATTATGCTGATGAAATTGGGGTGGTAATCTCTGTTGTTTGCACTGAATCTTATGAAAGTCTTATGAAACCTTTATATAGACAGTTGATATATTCAATGTATGTTGacaatttactttttttttttaaagttcgtATTTTCCATTTAAATTTGAATAACAGAGTAAAATATTATATAGGACGAAAAACAGGCATAGGacctgtttttgaaaaaaacaacaacattagtGTATAGGAAATGAGAACAAAGTGTGGAAATGTATGTTATATCTCTAACCTTTATTTTCACAGTGCATACGTTGTTAATAGAGACAAATAAATGAACCTCAATAGTATTCATTATGCAGCTTAATTTACCTTAACATCACAAAATGGGGCAAAACTCGTGTTAAATTTTCTTATGTACAATTAAAAGATTCAAAGTAACTGATTATTCTTCTACCTTGCATTGGTAATTCATTTAACGcaaactttttcatttcatgcatTAATATCAGATGAACAATTTAACTTACAGGTTGAATCTACAAAGATTTTCCATGAACTTCAGAATTAATGCTATTTATAGACAACATAAAGTATGTTTCCCTCCCTTTTCCATTATTGGACTCCATAAGTTTGTTGAAACCAAGAGCTTCTTGGGATGTCAAGAATGTTTGGCTTTCTCCATCTTCAAAGGCATCCATTTGCTCAGTAGGGTTGAGATCAGGCAACTTAAGGAAGATCCCAGACAGTCAGCATTCATTTGTCCTCTTTGGTTCTCAAACTGTTCTCATAAAAGCCACGAGGTGCGTTGGGGCTCATTATCTAGCTGAAATAGGACTCTTTTTCCACAATGAGGGAACCCAAAAGGTGCAGTGTTCCTCTGAAGAATTTAGTGCTGCATCTTGATACACTGTTTTATGATTCCCTCAAGTCCATTTGCTGCCACAAATGTCTGCATTGGATTCATAAGTAGGAATATCTTCAAGTCATCCACAGTGAAATGCTGGTATTTCTTAACCAACACCATGTGTTTGGCCATTCTTCCCCTCTTGAGAGGTGATTTAGAGGTGGTTTTAATGCTGAGACTTCAACTAGTACTCATTCATTTGACAGACGTTTGTTGGTTTGAGTTCTGGTCTCTTTATGGCCTGTAATGCCTTGGTTTGGTGCTCAGAAAGTATGCATTTGCTTGTTATAAAAATCTATATATCAAACACTTTCACTCAGTTGTTGTATCATAAATGCACCTGTCATATCTCTCACATCAACTTTATATCATGAGCAGCATTTATCCTGAACATGTATTTTATTCTAGCATGTAAAAATACAAACAGCTAAGCACTCAGATTACTCAGATTAAGATATTAGAGAATTTCAGATGGAGTCGTACAGATCTGCATGTAATAGTTGATTCAACTTTACCAAGGAACAATTTGGATAATGCCAGTGTTTTCGAGGAATAAAATATTCGCTCCAGAATTCAAGAGTGCCCTCTTGCGGATGAACGTTAGAATTGCATACATTTCTAAGCATTAACCACATCTATCTTGCCGGAGTCCAGACCTTTGAATCCATCCACTCCACTAAGTTGACTGATTAACAGAATGTTATGAGCAGGAAATTCAGGCAAACATACACAATATTGTACATTTCTGCATTATGTGCCTACAGAGTCTCAGGGGTGAGCAGTACATTCAGTACATGTTATCATACTATTTGTTGCAATTAGtgcatttaaaaatgtctgGAATGAAAGATAGATCTGGATTCAGATaacttatgttttttttttattttcagagaTATCTGTCTTCTTTTTACAAGGCTCAGGTAGAGATTTACTCTTTTACATCTCTGTGGACTGTTACAATTTTTTGGAAGACCAACCCTTTATCAGTTTTTATCCTCTACCTCTGTGCTACACTTCTTTTGCATACACAAATGCATGTTACAGTTCAATCCAAATAATCATTAATGGAGTGGAggttaactttaactttaaccaATATATTTGTAGTCCAATAAATGATGATATACCATTATGGGTTGCACAGTAAAGCAACTAAAATGTGCTCCAGGATAACTAGCTTCAAAATCAACATCACTTTTTTAAACTGTTCACCACAACATAATTTCTTATTACAGTTTCATTACAATTCATTTGGGCTTAAAGTGAAAAACTCTCTATTTCATATATTTTGACTAATCTAAATAACCATAAAAAAGTTCCCTTTAACACTTTGTCAGTAATTATTTGCAGGCAGTGACTGTTTGAAGTTTGAAGCTTCTTGACGATATCATGGCCCAAAGACTGGTTATCCTTCTCTGTGATGATATGCCAGGCCTTTATTGCAGCTCTTTCAAGTTGTTGTTTGTTCAGTGAAACGCAGTCCGATCTGGTTCCATGGTTAAGATCAGGCGAGTGACTCAACCAATACTAAATCGTCCACTTCATTGCTTTCAAAAAAATCAAAGATGGCTTTCACAATTTGTTTTGGGTCGTTGTCTATTTAGACTTATTTCCTACACTGCCCAAATCTATTAAGACAGGACATGGCTATAAACATCTGAGCTCATCTGTCTGATGCTGCCATCTGACACATGATCAGTAAACACCAGTGACACCGGAAACCAGGCATGGCCATGCTACTAACTGTCTCCAAGTGATTTATAGATGCTGTTTATGCTTGTTTGCTCTCGATAAGTCTTAACTTTATAGTGAACTTGGATAATGATAAACCCACTGCCTTAATGTTTTTCACTTGGCTGGATGTTGTGAAAGGGTTAATCTTTATCTGGAAACAATCCTGCAATCACCCACCACTATCTTCTTTCACTGGCACACTTTTTATGTTGCAAAGTTCACAAGcatgttgttttttcctctatTATTACGCACACACACCGAGGATTTCCGCCTCCTCATTCATGACTCATGGCCTGTACGTTGCTTGATCTTTTTGATAATGAATCCCTCATATCAGCAATAGGAAGCCAAGCTGCTGGTGTTGCTTCAGTATCACTCACTATTGTCAATCCTCTACATCATACAATTTGTGAGAACAGTCAAACCTGTCTGAAATGTAACACCCATTATTCTCATTCTGGTCTATTATGTGCTGTTTAAAACTGGGACATCATAATATGTCTTCCCAGAAACAGTTTCCAGTGCTTTGTTTGCTTTTCTGCTCACTATGAGAAACAGCGAGGTTTGTCTCGGGGCTCTGCAGGGATGgctgtttttacttctttttggaACCATATTTGCTGGTAAGcatttcacacttttaaatcaacaatcatTTTTAGGTACGTATCATTAGAAGCAGGAAAGTGCTACAGAGATGCGTGTTTGGGCACCCAAGATCAAAACTGACACTGGGAATTAAGTGAATACAAGTTTAACTGATATCCAAAAGGCATACATTTAAAGAGACTTTTCTTTTCAGATTAACTCTACTTTTAATTCCAATTTTCGTCTTTTTcaagttgaacaaaaagaagaaaaccgGTATAGTGTTTCAATCAAAGTCTTGGCTGATCTACCGGTCTGTCCTCAACAACAATTCCTTTGTACGACACCTGATGAgcattttttgtatttcttgTTTTGGGGATTTTTACTCATTTGTCCTTGAAAAAAGGCTTCTGTGATTTTCTTGGCATACACTGCCCTTCAAATGGGTTCTGGGTTTAAACACTTGTTTCTAATCATGTATAAGTTGAGAGACTAAAATATGTAATGAACTCAGTAAACAATTACCTGAAAAATGGAACTGCCTTTAGGTCATCAGTGTTTCTCTTAACCTGTATAAAAAGGAAAATACGTCAAGTTAATATTGATGCACTGCAGCAGCTCATTCATCCCACATTGaacttttcatcagttttaagatcaaaagatcacaaataaatgtttttttccccttgttttCTTGTGTCCATAGCGCTGTTGGCGCCACTGCAGATTCCACATGACACCAATGTGACTGAATATAACCCCAGGAGAACAAGAAGAAGCTCTGTGTTCGACTCCGCTAACGCTGTAGACTCTGTGAAGACTCTGACTGCCACTCACCTCTCCTCTCTCCGCCAACTGATATCAGACAAGAAAATCACAGGTTGTGCAAACTGCACCACACCATCTCACTCAGTTCCTCCCAACACGaagaaattaaaatgttttatctCAGATGAAGATAAACTGAGCTGAACTTGCCTCTTACCTACATTTTTGTTGGTTGAGAGATAAAAGCACTTGGTTCAAGGATTTCATACACTCAGTGCCATGGCAACATTGGGCTTTCATTGGTTTTCTTTTAACTGCTCTTACTCAGGGCAGATTTTGTTTGACATGTACATttgatttaaatatatatataattttttcaatttcaatttACTGTGAGTCAAGCACTGACTGACAAggaaaatctttttattgatttattatttttttctttattcaagcAGTTGGCCCCttaacatataaagctcttttTCAGGAGAGACTTGGATACATTAGAAAGTTATTATTAAATTACAATCAGCATTTATTCAGTACATAAAAATGAacatcaaacacacatcatcacGTAAAATATCTGTGACTTTTCAAGAAAAACACCTGCACAACTTCTTTAGTTTTTCCCAATTCCCCAAAATTCATCAACGAATGTAGGAGTTTCTAACTTTAATTTTCTCTGCGGGTTATTCCGTGTCCAAGGTGTACGGTAAATTGCGTTTTTCCCTAACTCTGTTAAAGCCAAGGGTACATTAAGAGGCAACAATTTAGCTGAGTGTAGCTGATAATGGCTACAGTTTGGACAAAGTAAACTAAGCTAAGCTGCTTGTTTAGCCATCATTGCTTTATGGAAAAACTATATCAGTGCTTTTGTCTGTAAGCCACCAGTAATGTCCAACACACCAAGTCACAGACAATACAGTGATGAGCAAGAGGCTTTGCAATTTTAATGAAACACAAGGATGCATGAACCTCTGAATCAAGGCTGTGTAAAATGAAGGAATATTCTAATGACCACAGTCAACATTTACAGGCAAAAAGGTGGCTTCCGCCAGTGTTTTCATGGCATTAAAAGGGTAAATCTTACCTGTAATCTTTTTAACTAGATAAGCACTGTGGACATTAAACAAGAGCTTCTTGTCCAAACATAAGCCCATCTTAGAACAGTATAACTGTAGCCTTCCACTCAATTAACCATCTGATGTAAAAACGTTATAATGAtcacaacacaaaaaaatgtgacaaaaccACAAACTTAGTTTTCTGAGCATTTAACTCCAGTTTTAGCTGTATAGTATGTAGGAACTGAAATGCAAACTAAAACTCTTGCACTATGTTATAGATGGAGCATGTGTATTTATAACTGTATAGAAGTCGTACTGTCATGCATAAAGTTTTCAACCAgaagactttttctttttgccgGTGAGGTTAGCTACAATCTAGTTCGAATTTAAGGTGTATGGTTTCCATACACTCAGTATGTCAGTGTCTGTAACTTCTGATATGTACAATGTAGGATCTTGAGAAGTCAGAACAAACGTGTAAATCTGTCCAAACAGTTGGCGTAAGTATCAAGAATGATAAAGAGGAATTGCTTTTAGCCTGTttaacttaacttttttttacagttcGCTTGAGTCTCCGTGTCTCTCTCAGTGGTCCAAGTGAGCTTCTTGATCCTCAGCACCTCCTTCTGCTCATCAAAGAGGTCAGTGTGTTGACCCCAGGATGCATTATACGAACAATGTAGGAACACTTTAAGATGTGTAGAATATAAATAAGGCTGTAAAATTAAAACAATCCAACCAAAGACTCTGTCTAATTAACATAATTAATTGCACACACCAGACATTTGACCGGTGACTTCGGAAACTGAAGTGTCCTCTACAGTTAGATTATGTCAACATGATGAAGCAAGAGCctgaatgttttctttgaagAAATGCTAAACAACTTGCACACCACCCAATAAAAATCAATGCTCAGCCAGTCTAAAGGTCACTGGCTGGAACCGGTGTATTGGTTTTGGTCTGATTTTACTATTTGTCATTTAATCATCAGCAAACAAtgatgaaaaacacacaaagacacagccgcttcagcagttttattttgaaatcagTAAAGGAACGCAGTGGTATTTCAAACTCGCAGCACCTTTTAATAACAAATCTGGTATGAGTGGATTAAAGGATTTAAGTCTGGAGACCTCAGCAGACTTTTGATGATTAGGGTTTCAGGGTGAACGGCTTTTTGATCTTACAGTGAAGTGAAACACAGCAGAGGCTATTGTAACAAAAAGGAGGTTAAAGTCCTTGTATTTGTCCTCACGGTTCTCatgtcttcttttcttctcctttttttctttgaaagtcGGACATCTTCAGCACTGGAGAGGAGTCAGGACTCTTTTCCATGCGAATAGTGGGAATGAAGAGAGTGACCTCCCTGAGATTTCATCATCCACCAGCCATCTCACAACTTTGAATTATTTCCAAGATATTTATGCAAACAGAACTGCACACCTTCTTCTTTCAGTCTGTATTACTAATGTTATAATCTTCTTAAAGAATGAATGTCAAAGTATTCCTGAATAAATACTTCAGCTATCTATTAAAGATTAACTTCATCACCTTCGAACAACCCAAACCGTTATTGGCTATTAGCTCCACCCACTAAATAGATAAACCAATAGAAACACGTGGCCTTAACCCTCACCCTCCCTAATGGTGTTTCCAGTGACCGTGACGAAGCCTCTCTTCATAGGCGCGGAGGAAGGTTTGAAAGCTTTAATATCTTGTGGTAATTAAAGCGGATCCGCGCAGCCCTGACTGCGCGAAAATGGCAGAATCGGATGCTCTAACTGAGGAGGAGAGGGAATTTCAAAAGCTTGTTGCGCAGATCGGAGGTAAAGAGAGGATTTATCTTGTCAGTGATGCCAGCAAGAGTATAGAGGTGGACGGAGATGACGTTGGAATATTACAAGAGTTCATACGTGACATGTTTCACAACAGCAAGCCTGCGATCGTCAAAGGGCAGCCCCAAGGCTCCCCTCTAAGCGATGTAGGGGGTGAACATCGCTGCACGACTGAGGCCGTAAAAAGCACCCACGTACCTTTGACCATATCCAAGGAGGATATGGTTTCGGAAGTGGACAGAGGGAAGGAGGAGCGGCCAGCGCGCAACGCTCAGAGAAAAGCAAAGATGAGGCTTAATATTTACAGCACGAAGCGAAAGATAGAGTCACCCGTCGTCGTGTTCATCTTCAGACAGACATTTATCTGCCAAATTTCAAACGAGGTGTGCCTAAAAGAGATCTTGAAGGACGTAAAGGCGCGAACGAAACGTGCTTCAATCACCCGACCGGCTCTGATTGGATTAATACGCACGTCGGAGGAGAGCGCCGAGACGCGTCAGTGTGCGCAAGTGCTGGAGTGTCTGATGCGCTCAGTATTCCATAAACATTCACCAGAGACTATATGGGTCGGCTGCTTCATCCCGAAGACAGAGGCCACGGTGATCAGCATCAAGAAAAATACCTGCAAAGTTGTTTACGCATCTCAAATAGCAGGTGTAATAACCCTGAAGTTGTTTTAATCATAATATGAGAGAAATAGTTTGTAGAAATTAGTATTTTTGCTTTCTGACACACATTCGTCAACATGAAGTTTAAACCCTGATCAATTTGTCATGGGATTATTAGTACTGAGTTCATGGTCATAATCTCTACAAATGGCTACAAATAtctggtaacgagctgtggtgcTCTGTGTCATGTAGGTCAGTCTGTGACATTCACAAGACTGCACATTTTTgcttacatttttttctgctgcAAAGGCCGCCAAACAAAGGGGGTATTCATGAAACCAGGCGCTTAGATGAGCTGCCAAATTGTTAAATGCTTATTATTGCTTTTCAGATAATACTGGGGATAGAGAGAACCCGTCTTTGTGGCCATTCCAATGTTGGTTCAGGCCTCAAAGAAGAACagccagaggccaaaacaacaacaaatcttcaAACTGCAGGCAAAAAGGTAGCAGAAACCCCCCAAAGTTCACCCTGACAGAGCTGGAGCACTTCCTTTCCGACAGGATATTTTCTttattctattctttttttatgtccTTCCCTTTTACCCATTGACACAAGCTTATATTATTCAGCATTGTCCTGGGTTTATGTTGGTTAACATGGGTAACAGAAGCAAATATAGTCATCCTTCAATGGCTTCTGCTGGTATGTCATTTCACGCAGCAATGTACTTCATATcacatcatatcatatcatatcatatcatatcagaggagccaaaagaaaaaagttcagcttcacttattttttttcattatttagcATTTTACCTGTTGACAGTCTAGCCAGATTGAAGAGGTTTAGGAAATCAAAGGAAATTTGAGGGGGTGTGATGGTGGTAATTCATGCTTCTTAAATGCAAACAAAGGTGCTTATTTCAAATGGTCTAATGCTGTATCAATATTATTAACCTTGGTTTTACTCTAAATCAACATTTCAAATATTTCAGGTGAAGCTGGAAGTGTAGAGGAAGGAATCCCCCTGAAAACCAGCATCTTGTCAGCTGAACCTCATGTGAATGGATGAGCAGTTGGAGAGCACTACTGATTGCTGTTGGAACACATCACTGGCTGCTGGACTATCACTGTGGACTGTCATGTTTTCACTGTGAATGGAAAAGTTGGCTTCCTGGTATAACAGAGCCTTACTGCATATTACACAACTTCTTGGTGCTTGAAATCCCACCTCTGTGCTAACGTGTTTTCCGTCCTGAAAGTACTTGCTTGACATACTGCCCTGTACATTCTTTTGGCATCTGTGTATCTATAAAGACATCAGTTCAACATCAGAATTCATCATTTCCTTTGGACAGATTTTTGTCAGATAGAAACTTGTATGTTGGCTTATTAGACATTAACACTGCAGTATTGTAACACCTGATAGTTTAAAATGTATGTATAGTGCATAATCAAACACGTAAGTGGAAAAAAAGGCCAACAGCAGAACTCAAAGTTCACCCTGCATCAGCTGGTTTATGCTAATTTGAATGAACATGTATCAGGTAGTCACTGAAGCACAATATCAGCTGACGTTATAGAGGCCTTAAGGTGAACTGAGCTTTATTACCTGTACCTGATTGTAAAAATACAGCTTCGATACCCATGCAGTGTTGTTTTTAATCTATAGGGTATATTTTTTTCAGTCTGTGGTAATATAACTTAGGTCTGGTCTAAAGAAGCTCTACCTGCTGCACAGAAAACTGGAAAGATAATAACTTGTAAAGGGTTTACCTGTTTTATTGTCTcaaaaagttagtttttttttcatatttctaCTTTGATTTATTAGCATTTTGTGCCTTAGATAAATATGACTGTTGATAGCATTAGCAGCAGTGTAACCTTTCAACTTTTAAATGCACTCATATaaaaaaagcaaaggaaaaaaatgtttctttcgggttttttttttatttccttaaaTAAAAGGTGATAAGAATCCACGTTTCATCACAAAGGATTAAGATATCACTTCATGGTTAAAGGATCAAAATATGAAAAAGTAGTGGTTTAACATTTACTCACTTTCTGCAACATTTTTTGAAAATTATATCCAGTAAAATCCTGCTTTACCATCTAGTAAAACATTAAAGTATTTATGTAAGTTACTGGTCTTTCCATTTATACCAATAAACACATCTAAACTTGAGTGACTGTGCGGCtttgtttaaaaatatatattcggAAAATCAGATGGCAGCTGGTTTAAGTAGCAAAATTCCTCAACCATCACTGATATAATCTTCTGCACAAAatctatttaacaaaaaaaaaaaaaaaaaaaaaaaaacagcaaatcctTCACTTGTGAGATAGGCGCCtttgttatcatgtttaggtttataAGAAATAGCACTACTTTTGTagctaaaagacagaaagacagtttAAGCAAACTGTACATAAAATAGCCCATAAAGAACCCAGGGACCTCTTCAGAAATTcacttaaagccataatgtgtaatatttcacgttgtctattaacaaatttgagtcttatcattcacaagtattacctcaatcgttattaattacctccatcacaaaagtgcagtgttcttatattctttatattcagcatgcgaatgtacataagagtgttacaccccaatAGATGTCGCCATGTTTctccgccatttttaaactacgggatttgtagaaggacatgtcatcagcttcgcattttccgtttacacattggaaacggaaaatgcgaagctgatgacatgtccttctacaaatcccgtagttttaaaatggcggagcgacatggagacattcattgtccgtgaaatattacacattatagctttaaagaATGTTAGAATATTGGTAGACATTTCTTGAAACAACAGTTTCATGATAAGGCTTCTGAGGAAATGCCGGTTCACAAACCCCTTACATTGAAATaaaatattataatataataaaattacaatataacaattgATTTTAAATATTCCCAGAGTGTTAAATGAACTTTATAATGATGCTAATACATAATGCTTCAACTGTTAATAACATAATGAATATTATTTCTGTGTGGCTTTTTAATCAGGCATAAAAGAGGCCAGCCAAGTTGCAGGTCCTTTAGGAAGAGACGTGCGGCattgaagaaaaagaaatgagcaACGGCTGCGTTTGGTTTGACTACTGAGCATTTACTACAAATACGATAGATTTGTTTACTTTCGTCAACTCTCCAGAAAATCGTGCGGAATTCCACCGTCGAATCAGAATCGTGGGGCTGAGGAGGGATTAAAGAACCAAGGATGATAACATCTGCCGGTGAGCCGTggaaaatgtctttattttggTAGCCGCAACTCTAGCTAGCTGCCATTGATTTAGCTGAGTCACACAGAGGTAGCATGTAGAGTTTAGCAGTTGTTTGTCTGCCGTTAAAGGCAAATAAAACGCCCACTATGTTTGGCCTAACTAAATGCTATTGTTGTAAATAAAATGCTGTTGTAATTATGTAAAGACTGTGTAAATACTGGAGTTTAAAATAAGTTATAGTTATTATAGCAGTGCTAAGACTCCTGTACTAGCTATTAGTCGTCAATGCTGTGTACAGGATCCTGACCGCTCTGATTGTTTTGTATCTTGGAAATGATCCCCAAACATGAACAACTTTTTGACAGTTGACCTGGTATTCTTGTTTAAAACATGTACATTGTTTGTTATTATTTCCTTTCGCCTTGTTATCATAATgcgtttgttttttaaagcagtttttaaatctatttaaatattaaatgtattaaaaaTCTCAGAATTTTTGACAGTCCCTTTGAGTAGGTGAACTTGTAGTTCCTAGAACCTGACGCATACCTTCTTGTCTATATTATTGCTTATACTGTAATGGCTCATGTAAGCTAAGAGGGGAATACAAGTGATCTATTGTAACTAAACCATCCTATACGAATACAAATTCTTCCTAAAAACACAAGCGTCAATGGAAAAAAACATATCTGTGCCATACACATtatgatattattattattattattattattatatttt contains:
- the LOC142400555 gene encoding uncharacterized protein LOC142400555, with the translated sequence MAESDALTEEEREFQKLVAQIGGKERIYLVSDASKSIEVDGDDVGILQEFIRDMFHNSKPAIVKGQPQGSPLSDVGGEHRCTTEAVKSTHVPLTISKEDMVSEVDRGKEERPARNAQRKAKMRLNIYSTKRKIESPVVVFIFRQTFICQISNEVCLKEILKDVKARTKRASITRPALIGLIRTSEESAETRQCAQVLECLMRSVFHKHSPETIWVGCFIPKTEATVISIKKNTCKVVYASQIADNTGDRENPSLWPFQCWFRPQRRTARGQNNNKSSNCRQKGEAGSVEEGIPLKTSILSAEPHVNG